In Saccharomyces eubayanus strain FM1318 chromosome II, whole genome shotgun sequence, the genomic stretch CGCTATTAACGCTTTAATAAAATTGGTTCAATCTATAAAAGAAGGCCTATCTTTCTTAAACGTGTTATATGAAGAAAGCGAAGTCGAAGGATTTGACAGCCAATTCCTCGGTTTCAAAGACATAATAAGTTTTGTTAACCTGGATGTGCAAAGGGACTTAGTAAAACTGGACTTTAAAGATCTATTCACTCCCAATGAAAGAACGAAATCATTAGTTAGAGAAATTTTGTTGTCTATCATCAATAGAAACATTACTAAAGGAGCATCCATCGAGTATACTGCAACAGCGTTACAAGAGCGTTGTGGCTCATTCTGTTCTGCTAACGATATATTAGGATTTAGAGCCATTGAACATCTCAGAAGAGCTAAGGAAATTGGATTACGCAACTATGATTCATTAAACtatcatttgaaaaatgctACTAATCTTCTCGAACAAATTGTAGATGATCTATCTATCgagaaattaaaagaagCGGTATCGATGATGTTGAGTGTAAACTATTATCCAAAGTCTATCGAATTCTTATTGAATATCGCGAACTCCATGGATAAGGGGAACTTAGCTTGTCAGTATGTGGCAAATGGATTTTTGGAGAGTGACGAAAGAAAGCAATACTACGATAAGCGTATCCTAGTTTACGATCTGGTTTTCGAAACTTTAATTAAAGTAGATGAACTAGCTGAAATGAGAACTCCATCCAAGACCCAAAAACAAATCTCCATATCtaatgacgatgaagtGAAACTGAGACAAAAAAGTTACGACATTGCCCTCAAGTATAACGACAAACTATTCCATTATCATATGTATGATTGGTTTGTATCGCAGGACAGAGAAAATAGGTTATTAGAACTTGAAACTCCATTCATACTTCCTTATTTAATGGAAAAGGCAGGTAGTTCACTAAAAATCTCTAATGTTCTCTGGGTTTattattcaagaagatctaaattttttgaatccgCTGAAATCCTTTACCATTTAGCCACGTCGAATTTTAAAATTACactatttgaaagaatcgAATTTCTTTCACGTGCTAATGGCTTTTGTAATAGCGTGTCCCCATTAAgccaaaaacaaagaattgTACAACTAGCTAGTCGAATTCAAGATGCGTGTGAAGTCGCCGGTATTCAAGGTGATATATTATCGCTTGTTTATTCAGATGCAAGAATCGATCCCACAATTAAGGACGAGTTGATCAAAACGTTGGATGGTAAAATCTTGAGTACAAGCGAGCtgttcaatgattttgcTGTGCCCTTGAGTTATCATGAAATTGCCTTatttatattcaaaatagCAGATTTCAGGGATCATGAGATGATTATGGCCAAGTGGGATGAACTGTTTCAATCTTTGAGAATGGAACTCAATGCTACcggaaagaaagaagactCAATGAACTTCATCAACCTACTGTCTAACGTATTGATTAAAATTGGTAAGAACGTTCAAGACTCTGAATTTATTTTCCCTATTTTCGAGCTATTGCCTATtgtttctaattttttttatgaaaCACTTCCCAAAGAGCACATCGTACCGGGTTCAATAGCGACGATCTTCATTACAGCTGGCGTTTCTTTCAACAAGATGTACtatattttaaaagaatTAATCGAAACATCAGACTCCGATAATGCCGtattcaataaagaaatgacTTGGTTAATCCACGAGTGGTACAAATCGGATAGAAAATTTAGAGATATCATTTCCTATGACGATATTGTAAATCTTAAGGAATATAATATCGAAAATGATCCAATTGAAAAGTACGTCAAGAACACTGGCAATAACTTAGGTATTTGTTTCTACAAAGAATAATGAACATGAATTCGgttttataatatatatacatatagaTGTATATAGGAAATTGtacatataaaaaaacaacgcCATAAAGCAAACTGACTAAAACGAACTTTATAGGACGAAATCAGATCAATAAAGGctactttttcttatatatCAGGAATAGTTAAATGTTTACTTACTTATtagtattcttttttccattatATGGTAtttaaaatcttgaaaagaaatcaggtttatataaagaaagacaAAACGAACAGGCCAGAGGGGGACATTAAACTTTgacagagaaaaaaacagccGTAACGAAGACAAATTTGGGCGTGATTAACTggtcttcttttccttttttttatttttattcctttgtagtttttttatattttattttgaagtATTCCTTCTTTCTGATACATTGAGCTAATCATGATCTAGAAGTAAATATCGCAACGAAGTGAAATGCTATGGAAATACTGGTGAAATCTCAACTCCGCTCGTGCacaaaatttcttaatgaatatatataaatattttttacccttgttttatttgtttttttggattttttatGTAAACAGTCTTATACCGACATAATAGCTCGCTAATGAATCCGCATAGTTTCCGTTCAGTTGTTAACGCTCCACTTCGCTTCGGAAAAGGACTACCAACCAAAAGTGTTTTCTCCAGAGTAAGTCACGTACAGAAACCCATCCTTATCCTTGTGTTCTTGATATATAGCAGACATCAGCGCCGCAGTGGGAGGCAAAGTGTCattaacaaaaataaagatggCCTTTTCAGGGGGAAGCATTATTCTCTTCCTGAtaacataaacaaattgCCCGACGGTAAGATCAGCAGGAACTAGGTACTTACGCTTATCAATCTCTGGAATATCAGACTTCTCAGCTTTTTCGCAAATCACAGGTATCCTATTCTTAAATCTCTCGGCGATTCTTTCGGATTCGGCCTTCCTCTTTTCGAACGGGTACTCAGATTTGAACGTAGACTTCATATCTCTCGTAgttattttattatatatatctcAACCTTTCAGTAGCTAAGCTTTCTTATCCATCCCCTCTTCTACTTTCAATGGTTCCCCTTTTTGTATCTCCAAGTTTTATACCAAACCTTTTTGCCGccgccaaaaaaaaatcaaccGGGTGATGGTTGATCATGTGCCATGATAAGATAAGGATTATGAGCCATTGATGGTGCAAATTGAT encodes the following:
- the ATG8 gene encoding ubiquitin-like protein ATG8, with product MKSTFKSEYPFEKRKAESERIAERFKNRIPVICEKAEKSDIPEIDKRKYLVPADLTVGQFVYVIRKRIMLPPEKAIFIFVNDTLPPTAALMSAIYQEHKDKDGFLYVTYSGENTFGW